A single genomic interval of Candidatus Neomarinimicrobiota bacterium harbors:
- the hemW gene encoding radical SAM family heme chaperone HemW: protein MGNPGIYIHIPFCLKKCPYCDFFSQVAEADETSRFMRQLKKEIEDKARYYSSHIFDTVYIGGGTPNSLDSSDLLECLNALKQAFSITSDAEITLELNPEFINSEDLNAYLRSGINRLSLGTQSFRDEELTFLGRIHNSEKNLEALRMIRSYNAFSLACDVITGLPGQSVEDLQVSLDMLWEFFPEHLSVYILTAEKGTPLYKWIQNGRVKPAEEENVSKLWLYAHHYLTDKGYSHYEVSNFAKPGCHSRHNSKYWDNSNYLGLGPSAHSKWERTRFWNPPDLKSYLNDTCQPVYETINDRQWLTERLMLELRTEKGFNLNSLSILKHPEPFYNTISRLNTESETRLLEIEGNFLKATLEGWILLDSIIEELTEKIDC from the coding sequence ATGGGAAATCCCGGAATCTATATCCATATCCCTTTTTGCCTGAAAAAGTGTCCATACTGTGATTTTTTCAGCCAGGTTGCCGAAGCGGATGAGACTTCCCGTTTTATGCGGCAACTTAAAAAGGAAATAGAAGACAAAGCCCGGTATTATTCCTCCCATATTTTTGATACAGTTTATATTGGCGGAGGGACACCCAATAGTCTTGACTCATCCGATTTACTGGAATGTCTGAATGCCCTGAAACAGGCTTTTTCCATCACATCCGATGCTGAAATTACACTGGAATTGAATCCCGAGTTCATAAACTCAGAAGATCTCAATGCATATCTCCGGTCCGGAATCAACCGCCTGTCTCTGGGAACCCAGTCCTTCCGGGATGAAGAACTGACCTTCCTGGGACGGATTCACAATTCAGAAAAGAATCTCGAAGCTTTACGCATGATTCGATCCTACAATGCTTTTTCGCTGGCCTGTGATGTGATTACGGGACTTCCGGGACAATCGGTTGAAGATCTTCAGGTGAGTCTTGATATGCTGTGGGAATTTTTTCCTGAACACCTTTCTGTGTATATATTGACTGCCGAGAAGGGAACCCCCCTTTATAAATGGATTCAAAATGGCCGGGTGAAACCTGCTGAAGAAGAAAACGTGAGCAAGTTGTGGCTGTATGCCCATCATTATTTAACAGATAAGGGATATTCCCATTACGAAGTGTCCAATTTTGCCAAACCCGGATGTCACAGCCGTCATAATTCAAAGTACTGGGATAATTCCAATTATCTTGGATTAGGACCCTCAGCCCATTCCAAGTGGGAAAGAACCCGCTTTTGGAATCCTCCCGACTTAAAAAGCTATCTGAACGATACATGTCAACCGGTGTATGAAACCATCAATGACAGGCAATGGCTTACCGAGCGGCTGATGCTTGAACTCAGGACAGAAAAAGGTTTTAATCTGAATTCTCTATCTATCCTGAAGCATCCTGAACCTTTTTATAATACGATATCTCGCCTGAATACTGAGTCGGAGACAAGACTTCTGGAAATTGAGGGGAATTTTCTGAAGGCAACACTGGAAGGATGGATACTTTTGGATTCAATTATCGAAGAATTAACAGAAAAAATAGACTGCTGA
- a CDS encoding acylphosphatase, with protein MDTDTTIITRKYVLSGRVQGVGFRWFTKRLADEYGIKGFAKNQFDGSVLVVAQGSQECIESFERGLAEGPSYARVDRMRIEPPDRDEYFRYFEIR; from the coding sequence ATGGATACAGACACAACTATTATAACCCGGAAATATGTCCTTTCCGGCCGGGTTCAGGGTGTCGGCTTCCGATGGTTTACAAAGCGTCTGGCCGATGAATATGGTATTAAAGGATTCGCCAAAAATCAGTTTGACGGATCCGTTCTGGTTGTAGCCCAGGGTTCACAGGAATGTATTGAATCTTTTGAACGGGGTCTCGCCGAGGGACCATCTTATGCCCGGGTGGATCGTATGAGGATCGAACCACCGGACAGAGATGAATACTTTCGATATTTTGAAATCCGATAA
- the gcvT gene encoding glycine cleavage system aminomethyltransferase GcvT has translation MNKTLKKTPFYEKHLSLGAKIVEFAGFQMPVMYTSIKDEHLGVRHKAGIFDVSHMGEFLVEGDDAEAFLNYLTLNNVSSLDDQQAQYSAMCYPEGGIVDDLIIYRFEKNKYMMVVNAGNIQKDFDWVKKNLKGKVSVKNASDDYALLALQGPESIKILKQLVDFNPETIGFYHFLKGSVAGISMIISRTGYTGEPGFEFYHKPEESEKLWDALFEAGQPYGLKPAGLGARDTLRLEMKYCLYGNDIDETTNPLEAGLGWITKLDKEDFIGKKELMKIKESKPARKLAGFILRERGIPRHGYPVYFKDEEVGVVTSGTQSPSLNQPIGLAYVRRDLAKTGTSLEIGIRNKKVRAEIVKTPFVDSKPY, from the coding sequence ATGAATAAAACATTGAAAAAAACTCCATTTTATGAAAAACACCTCTCCCTGGGGGCAAAAATTGTGGAATTTGCCGGGTTTCAAATGCCCGTTATGTATACATCCATTAAAGATGAGCACCTCGGGGTCCGCCACAAGGCCGGTATCTTCGATGTGTCACATATGGGCGAATTCCTCGTGGAAGGAGATGATGCTGAAGCATTTCTAAACTATCTAACGTTAAATAACGTTTCATCCCTGGATGATCAACAAGCCCAGTATTCCGCCATGTGTTATCCGGAGGGGGGAATCGTGGATGATCTCATCATATACCGCTTTGAAAAAAATAAGTATATGATGGTTGTGAATGCCGGCAACATTCAAAAAGATTTTGATTGGGTTAAGAAAAATCTGAAAGGAAAAGTCTCTGTTAAAAATGCTTCTGACGACTATGCCTTACTGGCTCTTCAGGGACCTGAAAGCATAAAAATCCTGAAACAATTGGTTGATTTTAATCCTGAAACAATTGGTTTTTACCATTTTTTGAAAGGATCTGTGGCCGGGATATCCATGATCATTTCACGCACAGGCTATACGGGTGAACCGGGATTTGAATTTTATCATAAACCGGAAGAGAGTGAAAAACTCTGGGATGCGCTGTTTGAAGCAGGGCAGCCTTACGGTTTAAAACCTGCCGGACTTGGAGCCCGGGATACATTGCGTCTTGAAATGAAATATTGCCTTTATGGGAATGATATTGATGAAACGACCAATCCGCTTGAAGCCGGACTGGGATGGATAACCAAACTTGATAAAGAAGATTTTATCGGGAAAAAAGAGCTGATGAAGATCAAGGAATCCAAACCTGCCAGGAAACTGGCGGGCTTCATTCTCCGGGAAAGGGGAATACCGCGTCATGGATATCCAGTATATTTTAAGGACGAAGAAGTGGGGGTCGTAACCAGCGGGACACAATCCCCCAGCCTGAATCAACCGATCGGCCTTGCCTATGTCAGACGGGACCTTGCAAAAACAGGCACTTCCCTTGAAATCGGTATCCGGAACAAAAAAGTTCGTGCAGAAATTGTAAAAACCCCTTTCGTGGATTCAAAACCCTATTAA
- a CDS encoding TIGR00725 family protein, with the protein MKRKKHIIAVFGGRKAEQKLLKEAELFGQLAAEAGWIIICGGKGGIMEAVCRGVDSRGGISIGLLPEGHDREANKYVSIPLVTGLGYARNEVLALACHAACAFGGKYGTLSEIAHTLNYKKPIASVESWSIDGVHECENAREAFEWIQTQLL; encoded by the coding sequence ATGAAGCGTAAGAAACACATCATTGCCGTATTTGGCGGGAGGAAAGCCGAACAGAAGTTACTGAAAGAGGCGGAACTTTTCGGACAGCTGGCTGCAGAAGCAGGATGGATCATCATTTGTGGGGGAAAAGGCGGTATCATGGAAGCTGTATGCCGGGGAGTGGATTCGAGGGGAGGAATTTCTATTGGACTTCTTCCGGAAGGGCATGATAGAGAGGCTAATAAATATGTAAGCATCCCCCTGGTAACCGGTCTCGGATACGCCCGGAATGAGGTTCTTGCCCTGGCTTGTCATGCAGCATGTGCTTTTGGAGGTAAATACGGGACCCTCTCAGAAATTGCTCACACATTGAATTATAAAAAACCGATTGCTTCCGTGGAATCCTGGAGCATTGATGGTGTACATGAATGTGAAAATGCCCGGGAGGCTTTTGAATGGATACAGACACAACTATTATAA
- a CDS encoding NAD+ synthase: protein MKIALAQLNTSVGDLTGNTKKIIRSIHDAAEKNADLVVFPELTVPGYPPQDLIFEPGFVEKNLIACQKIAHETRHLKIASLVGYIDNPSKEVYHNAVSVISGGKMLDTVYKTLLPTYDVFDEKRYFVPATKVRPISCQIGGKSIKLGIEICEDLWDDYYDIKVSEELVRQGAEILINCSASPYSYGKFKKRKELVLNKVRHLKTPFCYVNLCGGQDELIFDGNSFMVDSRGGWLAYNGPFNETITCASIERNTKSEDLLPEPEILPDEELLQALQTGVRDYFYKTGFTDAVIGLSGGIDSALVAVIAAEALGPDHVWGILMPSRFSSAHSISDAQQLAQNLGIHHEIISIQSIFEVVLKTLEKQFKGTDFGLAEENIQARSRGIILMALANKFNRLVLTTGNKTELALGYSTLYGDMAGALAVISDLNKEDVYRLSRYINEKAGYDRIPQHILEKVPSAELREGQTDPFDYEIVSPLVEFLIEHQKSPEQLIQEGYDAELVYHLNRLIHLAEYKRRQAPPGLRVTEKSFGMGRRIPIVNKYMTKDQKL, encoded by the coding sequence ATGAAAATAGCCCTTGCCCAATTGAATACTTCCGTTGGTGATTTAACGGGAAATACAAAGAAAATCATCCGTTCAATTCACGATGCTGCTGAAAAGAACGCCGACCTTGTCGTGTTCCCCGAACTGACAGTCCCCGGTTATCCACCACAGGATTTGATCTTTGAACCAGGTTTTGTGGAAAAAAATCTGATTGCATGCCAGAAAATTGCCCATGAAACCCGCCATTTAAAAATCGCTTCTTTAGTAGGATATATAGATAATCCCTCAAAAGAGGTGTATCATAATGCAGTATCGGTTATAAGTGGGGGGAAGATGCTGGATACTGTCTATAAAACCTTGCTTCCGACCTATGATGTGTTTGATGAAAAACGGTACTTTGTGCCTGCAACGAAAGTGAGACCCATAAGTTGTCAGATTGGAGGGAAAAGTATAAAACTGGGTATCGAAATCTGCGAAGATCTGTGGGATGATTATTATGATATTAAAGTTTCTGAAGAACTGGTCCGTCAGGGTGCTGAAATTCTCATAAATTGCAGTGCTTCTCCTTATAGCTATGGAAAATTCAAAAAAAGAAAAGAACTTGTTTTGAATAAAGTACGGCATCTCAAAACCCCCTTTTGCTATGTCAACCTTTGTGGAGGTCAGGATGAACTAATATTTGACGGCAATAGTTTTATGGTGGATTCCCGGGGCGGGTGGCTTGCCTATAACGGACCTTTTAATGAAACGATTACCTGCGCATCTATTGAACGAAACACAAAAAGTGAAGATCTTCTGCCAGAACCTGAAATTTTACCGGATGAGGAACTCCTCCAGGCTTTACAGACCGGTGTCAGGGACTATTTTTATAAAACAGGTTTTACCGATGCCGTAATCGGATTAAGTGGTGGTATTGATTCGGCTTTGGTTGCGGTGATTGCAGCAGAAGCGTTAGGACCGGATCATGTGTGGGGAATTCTGATGCCATCTCGGTTCAGCTCGGCACATTCTATCTCGGATGCTCAGCAACTGGCTCAAAACCTCGGTATTCATCATGAAATAATTTCTATTCAGTCCATTTTTGAAGTGGTGCTTAAAACCCTGGAAAAACAGTTTAAAGGGACAGATTTCGGACTGGCAGAAGAGAATATTCAGGCCCGGAGCCGCGGCATCATTTTAATGGCGCTGGCCAATAAATTTAACAGGCTTGTCCTTACAACGGGGAATAAAACAGAACTGGCCCTGGGATATTCAACCCTTTACGGCGACATGGCCGGTGCCCTGGCTGTCATAAGTGACCTGAACAAAGAAGATGTTTACCGTTTGTCCCGATATATCAACGAAAAAGCGGGTTATGACAGAATCCCTCAGCATATCCTGGAAAAAGTTCCTTCTGCAGAATTGCGTGAAGGTCAGACAGACCCCTTTGATTACGAAATTGTAAGTCCTTTGGTGGAATTTCTGATAGAACATCAAAAAAGTCCGGAACAACTTATTCAGGAAGGGTATGATGCCGAACTGGTTTATCACCTGAACCGACTGATACATCTTGCAGAGTACAAACGTCGGCAGGCGCCACCGGGGCTTCGTGTAACGGAAAAGTCCTTTGGTATGGGGCGTCGGATTCCCATTGTTAACAAGTATATGACCAAAGATCAAAAATTATAA
- the amrS gene encoding AmmeMemoRadiSam system radical SAM enzyme, translating into MNSSDFLHRADWWSSLGDDTNRVQCTLCPHKCIIAPDRYGCCKVRKNGAGVLYSVSYGRPVALHVDPVEKKPLYHFYPGELVYSIGTMGCNLSCDFCQNWTISQAGYDKIPSSETYSPEEIVRLTESAGLRLIAFTYNEPTVYAEYMRDIAKIAVKKGLKTISVTNGYVSADIIPELYENVHAFNIDLKAFSDSFYRKYTGASFSEILETIKTIHTLKKHLEITTLIIPGLNDSREELLCEFEWILQNTGELTPLHLSAFYPGYKRQYHAPTSPETLVKARELALDIGLKYVYIGNISGVDNSTYCPDCHARIINRHSYRIQVEQERVCTCGRLIDIVNPDE; encoded by the coding sequence ATGAACTCTTCTGATTTCCTGCATCGGGCGGACTGGTGGAGTTCCCTCGGTGATGATACTAACCGTGTTCAATGTACTCTGTGTCCTCATAAATGTATTATTGCACCGGACCGCTATGGATGCTGTAAAGTCAGAAAAAATGGTGCAGGAGTCCTCTATTCCGTCTCTTATGGAAGACCTGTGGCTCTTCACGTGGATCCGGTGGAAAAGAAACCTCTGTATCATTTTTATCCCGGTGAATTGGTTTACAGCATCGGGACCATGGGATGTAATCTGTCCTGTGACTTTTGCCAGAATTGGACGATTTCACAGGCAGGATATGATAAAATACCTTCTTCTGAAACATACTCACCTGAAGAAATTGTCCGGTTAACAGAATCGGCAGGACTCCGACTGATTGCGTTTACTTACAATGAACCTACGGTTTATGCCGAATATATGCGGGATATAGCCAAAATTGCCGTGAAAAAGGGGTTGAAAACCATATCTGTCACAAATGGCTATGTCTCGGCAGACATCATCCCGGAACTGTACGAAAATGTCCATGCTTTCAATATCGATTTAAAAGCTTTTTCAGATTCCTTTTATAGAAAATATACGGGAGCATCCTTTTCTGAAATTCTTGAAACCATAAAGACGATTCATACTTTGAAAAAACACCTGGAAATCACAACTCTTATCATCCCGGGGTTGAATGATTCCCGTGAAGAGCTCCTGTGCGAATTTGAATGGATACTGCAAAATACGGGCGAGTTGACACCTTTACACTTGTCCGCCTTTTATCCCGGATATAAACGGCAATATCACGCACCTACCTCTCCTGAGACCCTGGTAAAAGCTCGCGAGCTTGCCTTGGATATTGGATTGAAATATGTGTATATTGGCAACATTTCGGGCGTGGATAACTCTACCTACTGTCCCGATTGTCATGCCCGTATTATCAACAGGCATTCTTATCGGATACAGGTTGAACAGGAAAGAGTTTGCACGTGTGGCAGGCTCATTGACATAGTGAATCCGGATGAATAA
- a CDS encoding pyridoxal phosphate-dependent aminotransferase — translation MSSVQKSLIRQIFDGAPSGSINLALGEPVFDMPEWFHSLISRDVMNNFAYSPTAGTDESRKAVVTINEYPGSFENVCIVCGAEEGLSAGIAGVKLYWEGKKNELLIPSPYFLTYPTISKMTGMDLKTYPIPPFCKGSVAESVREHISEKTAVVILNTPANPSGLMMTEEDIRQVEAVCDEYDTFLLVDEVYRFFGNVEKPVCHNWNTVGDRTIIISSLTKCFGLPGLRLGWVFTRHSVLNQILAAHQAMVAIAPTISQLIVSRFPDFDYKKWLEDNRNRVINNRKIITEALRENKLEYVPTLGSFYVLFKIPDAVLKAMDEVDFAFYLKDHFGILTVPGKAFGEYSKGFMRLSYGGRPDTFAEGVRRIREGINSIIVL, via the coding sequence ATGTCATCAGTTCAGAAATCTTTAATTCGTCAAATATTTGATGGTGCTCCTTCAGGAAGTATCAATTTAGCTCTTGGTGAACCTGTTTTTGATATGCCGGAGTGGTTCCATTCCCTTATCAGCAGGGATGTGATGAATAATTTTGCCTATTCGCCCACAGCAGGGACCGACGAATCCAGAAAAGCGGTGGTGACCATTAATGAGTATCCCGGAAGTTTTGAAAATGTATGTATTGTGTGTGGTGCAGAAGAAGGACTCAGTGCCGGTATTGCCGGAGTCAAGTTGTATTGGGAGGGGAAAAAGAACGAGCTTCTCATTCCATCCCCTTACTTTCTTACTTATCCTACAATTAGTAAAATGACGGGGATGGATTTGAAAACCTATCCGATTCCGCCCTTTTGCAAAGGGAGCGTAGCCGAGAGTGTCCGGGAGCATATCAGTGAAAAAACAGCTGTTGTGATTCTGAATACCCCTGCCAATCCCTCAGGATTGATGATGACGGAGGAGGATATCCGCCAGGTAGAAGCGGTTTGTGATGAGTACGATACCTTTCTCCTGGTGGATGAAGTTTATCGTTTTTTCGGTAATGTTGAGAAACCGGTATGCCACAACTGGAATACAGTGGGAGACAGGACCATTATTATCAGTTCTCTGACAAAGTGTTTTGGACTGCCGGGTTTGCGCCTGGGGTGGGTTTTTACACGGCATTCCGTATTAAATCAGATACTTGCCGCACATCAGGCCATGGTTGCCATTGCTCCCACCATCTCCCAGTTGATAGTCAGCCGTTTTCCCGACTTCGATTATAAAAAATGGCTGGAAGACAACCGGAACAGGGTGATAAATAACAGGAAAATCATTACAGAAGCACTGAGAGAGAATAAGCTTGAATACGTTCCCACCCTCGGTTCTTTTTACGTGTTATTTAAAATTCCTGATGCTGTATTGAAAGCTATGGACGAGGTGGATTTTGCCTTCTATCTGAAAGATCATTTTGGTATCTTAACGGTCCCGGGTAAAGCGTTTGGAGAGTACTCCAAAGGGTTTATGCGTTTAAGTTACGGTGGACGCCCTGATACATTTGCAGAAGGTGTCCGGCGTATCCGGGAAGGAATCAATTCCATCATTGTGTTATAA
- the lepB gene encoding signal peptidase I, translating to MTIKEFFQKHREKKKQNKKIFSSTKERVIYEIKSWTLVIIAVFFIRAGIIEAYQIPTGSMEKTINVGDFLLGNKFLYGARTPDWIGIPFTRVGFDIPYYRFPAFTQPEVGDVVIFKFPLDPWTNYVKRCLGTPGDTVKIVDKKVYVNGERFEDPEHSIVNYDNIFPKSYKEPRIFPSGNGNRDQYDPIYVPRKGDIFKLSGLSHKQVEYIRHIMILDGHSPKDNYGIYYEKGEPKYKVKQDYYFMMGDNRDNSFDSRYWGLVPYKYVMGSPLILYFSWDKTVPWTQFYKKIRWNRIFHTVS from the coding sequence ATGACAATTAAGGAATTTTTTCAGAAACATCGGGAAAAGAAAAAACAGAACAAAAAGATCTTTTCTTCTACTAAAGAACGGGTCATCTACGAAATCAAATCCTGGACTCTTGTAATTATTGCCGTCTTTTTTATCCGGGCGGGCATTATTGAAGCATATCAGATTCCCACAGGCTCCATGGAGAAAACCATCAATGTGGGAGATTTTTTACTGGGAAACAAATTTTTATATGGCGCCCGTACGCCGGACTGGATCGGCATTCCTTTTACCCGGGTTGGTTTTGATATTCCTTATTATCGTTTTCCCGCTTTTACACAGCCTGAGGTAGGGGATGTGGTGATTTTCAAATTTCCTCTGGATCCCTGGACCAACTATGTAAAGAGGTGTCTGGGAACGCCGGGAGATACTGTGAAAATTGTGGATAAAAAAGTCTATGTAAACGGTGAACGCTTCGAAGATCCTGAACATTCAATTGTGAATTATGATAATATCTTTCCAAAATCATATAAAGAACCCCGGATATTTCCCAGTGGAAACGGGAACAGGGATCAGTATGATCCCATTTATGTCCCCAGGAAAGGGGATATCTTTAAGCTGTCAGGACTATCACACAAACAGGTTGAGTATATCCGCCATATCATGATTCTTGACGGACACAGTCCGAAAGATAATTATGGCATTTATTATGAAAAAGGTGAACCGAAATACAAGGTGAAACAAGACTACTATTTCATGATGGGAGATAACAGGGATAACAGTTTTGACAGCCGTTATTGGGGATTGGTACCCTATAAATATGTGATGGGTTCACCATTGATTCTTTACTTTTCCTGGGATAAAACTGTTCCCTGGACACAGTTTTACAAAAAAATTCGCTGGAACCGTATTTTTCATACTGTATCCTAA
- a CDS encoding ComEC/Rec2 family competence protein, which yields MWWKAEYQTDKISLPVTFYSDGSDTLNSGQTCLLRQPRVHLQMTGSLPRLSVYSTSENVIKCYGKKSFYLQNILENIREVIRSILLKDSNIGAGFIACGLFLGEKKMIPVPLKNKINRAGISHLFAVSGLHVGFIVMLTSFILKKAGCRPRLILWIIPILSIFYAFLTPFSSSIFRTVLMVTLYSTVTILKRKIHIFQIVFLSMLIMLMCDPLLLNQVGFWFSYLAVLGILIFYPPMEVKTRNFHPIVRYVLQMLYVSIAATWGIMPAGVIVFGTFSTLAIVLNLVMIPLVFLMLASIIAKLFLHALPLLGTACAYVYSFLSDLFFHILFIVTQCDNMLVRQVRNVPLVLSLWFIITLLFFDIPGKKVHKYWLYSTLLLVTGFFPGILYQSVIIPGEDNALILRKGKKVFMMNGAGQDQFEQQILKRFRLTGVGVEYFLVTHPIFINPENVLRLKKKYPDLVVMAPDDFFGLADVIVRKDTSLTYGSTSISLFPNHNKINALLKLDGKTCGLMEYAEKMDGVDLVISRKKYSELRTGTDKFLTVRQLQERQNIKAELKKMGMEAYLKIW from the coding sequence GTGTGGTGGAAGGCAGAATATCAAACTGATAAAATTTCTCTGCCGGTTACCTTTTATTCTGACGGCTCGGATACTCTGAATTCCGGACAAACATGTTTGCTACGGCAGCCCAGGGTACATCTGCAAATGACAGGTTCTTTACCAAGGCTATCCGTGTATTCAACATCGGAAAATGTGATTAAGTGCTATGGAAAAAAATCATTCTATCTGCAAAATATCCTTGAAAATATACGTGAGGTTATAAGATCTATCTTGTTGAAAGACAGTAACATAGGAGCCGGATTTATAGCTTGCGGACTCTTTCTTGGAGAAAAAAAAATGATTCCTGTTCCGTTGAAGAATAAAATCAACAGAGCCGGTATCAGTCACCTGTTTGCCGTATCCGGACTTCATGTCGGATTTATTGTGATGCTGACCTCTTTCATTCTGAAAAAAGCCGGATGCCGTCCCCGATTGATCTTATGGATTATACCTATTCTTTCCATCTTTTATGCCTTTCTCACACCGTTTTCATCCTCTATCTTCAGGACTGTGCTGATGGTGACGCTTTATAGTACCGTAACAATTCTGAAGCGAAAGATCCATATTTTTCAGATAGTTTTTCTGAGCATGCTGATTATGTTGATGTGCGATCCGTTACTACTGAATCAGGTAGGTTTTTGGTTTTCCTATTTGGCGGTCCTTGGAATCCTCATATTTTATCCTCCCATGGAGGTAAAGACACGCAACTTTCATCCAATCGTCCGATATGTTTTGCAAATGCTTTATGTCTCTATTGCTGCCACCTGGGGAATCATGCCGGCAGGTGTGATAGTTTTCGGAACCTTTTCAACTCTGGCAATTGTATTGAATCTGGTCATGATCCCCCTGGTTTTTCTGATGCTGGCTTCAATTATCGCCAAACTGTTTCTTCATGCTCTTCCCTTGTTGGGAACTGCTTGTGCATACGTGTATTCCTTCTTGTCCGATTTGTTTTTTCATATCTTATTTATTGTTACTCAGTGTGACAATATGCTTGTTCGTCAGGTCAGGAATGTACCTCTTGTTCTGTCTCTTTGGTTTATTATCACACTTTTATTTTTTGATATTCCCGGGAAAAAAGTGCATAAATACTGGTTATACTCTACTTTGCTTCTTGTTACAGGGTTTTTTCCGGGAATATTGTATCAATCTGTCATTATTCCCGGAGAAGATAATGCTCTGATATTGCGAAAGGGGAAAAAAGTATTTATGATGAATGGAGCCGGGCAGGATCAGTTTGAACAACAAATTCTCAAACGGTTCCGCTTGACCGGAGTGGGCGTGGAATACTTTCTTGTCACACACCCAATTTTCATTAATCCCGAGAATGTATTGCGATTAAAAAAGAAGTATCCCGACCTGGTAGTGATGGCTCCGGATGATTTTTTCGGTCTGGCTGATGTTATTGTCAGGAAAGATACATCATTGACGTATGGAAGTACATCGATTTCACTTTTTCCGAATCACAATAAAATAAATGCTTTACTGAAGTTGGACGGGAAAACCTGCGGACTCATGGAATATGCAGAAAAAATGGATGGGGTGGACCTGGTGATATCACGAAAAAAGTACAGTGAATTACGAACGGGAACTGATAAATTTCTAACCGTCCGTCAGTTGCAGGAAAGACAAAACATTAAAGCGGAGTTAAAAAAAATGGGAATGGAGGCTTATTTGAAAATATGGTGA
- a CDS encoding ribonuclease HII — MVTDNPLILFDRSMRDNPADLLAGVDEAGRGPIFGPVAVAAVIFPLHIEAKPLIKDSKKLSEKKRNQAREWILQHALAWSVIFVNHQEIDRMNILQATLYGMKKAVEALAVRPDKILIDGNRIPDGLIRCVPVKGGDRRSFSIAAASILAKTSRDRYVEECARRYPVYELEKHKGYGTARHIRLLHENLPSPEHRLSFEPVKSFTFPYHPDRKILGFWGENWALYTLLKHGFTFIERNVRLQHYGEIDLVMKKGEQFVLVEVKTCGPNDHWKPEEWITEQKIKKMLRLSELYFYKLGYMEYHVRLDVITVQAESWRNPVIKHYADIIYGGESELNNNDN, encoded by the coding sequence ATGGTGACGGATAACCCTTTAATTTTATTTGACCGCAGCATGCGGGATAATCCGGCAGATTTGCTTGCAGGTGTGGATGAAGCGGGAAGAGGTCCAATTTTCGGTCCGGTGGCTGTGGCTGCAGTGATATTTCCACTGCACATTGAGGCCAAGCCCCTGATAAAGGATTCAAAAAAACTCAGTGAAAAAAAGAGAAATCAGGCCCGTGAGTGGATTCTGCAGCATGCTTTGGCATGGTCGGTGATATTTGTGAATCACCAGGAAATTGATCGGATGAATATCCTTCAGGCAACCTTATATGGGATGAAAAAAGCTGTTGAAGCGCTGGCTGTCCGGCCCGACAAAATTCTGATTGACGGAAACCGAATCCCCGACGGATTAATCCGTTGTGTCCCTGTAAAAGGGGGAGACCGGCGCTCATTTTCTATTGCGGCGGCATCTATACTTGCCAAAACATCCCGGGATCGGTATGTGGAAGAATGTGCACGCCGTTATCCGGTATACGAACTGGAAAAGCATAAAGGATATGGCACGGCAAGACATATCCGGCTCCTTCATGAAAATTTGCCATCTCCTGAGCACCGGCTCAGTTTTGAACCTGTCAAATCCTTTACCTTTCCGTATCATCCGGATCGAAAAATACTGGGTTTCTGGGGAGAAAACTGGGCTTTGTATACGTTGCTTAAGCATGGTTTTACCTTTATTGAACGAAATGTCAGGCTTCAACACTACGGAGAAATTGACCTGGTGATGAAAAAGGGGGAACAGTTCGTTCTTGTTGAAGTAAAAACCTGCGGACCAAATGACCACTGGAAGCCTGAAGAATGGATAACAGAACAAAAAATAAAAAAAATGCTCAGGTTATCTGAGTTGTATTTCTATAAATTAGGCTATATGGAATATCATGTAAGACTGGATGTGATCACCGTACAGGCTGAATCCTGGCGGAATCCTGTCATTAAACATTATGCCGATATTATTTACGGCGGAGAAAGTGAGTTGAATAACAATGACAATTAA